One Rhizoctonia solani chromosome 3, complete sequence genomic region harbors:
- a CDS encoding CHAT domain protein: MQHEEPSIDELVEIMSDMLSIDLEDPQNSQMRAALQGGMYGKRYDRLGEICDIDNAIKYTQMAISLSPEDYPGLGASYGSRFERLGALNDIEKGIEYGSRGVSLTPDDHPDLPSRLTNMGCLYEVLFEHVGEMDDLKKAIQYRSRAVELTPEDHPGLPNRLAGLGMSYKYRYMRLDKLDDLEKAIEYASLAVTITPEDHPDLSYWLANLATSYACRYHRLREPEDLEKVIKYKYYTVTLTPDDHPYQASRLAELGKAYSDRFELLGDQSDMEKAFEYKSLGLLLTPEGHPGLPLQHNNLALLHIQAYGRTGEDLHLKHALDSFREATRSLTGSPRDKFQYALKWAKLASQLDSLNAIEAYQTTMNLLPQFIWLGTTTAQRYQDLEEVQNLAVNAASVAIRSSNYKLALEWLEDARCVVWNQSLMLRSPLDELQSSYPEVAARLQTTASKLHSASSEPREPQTVASGSMNPTQTAQEHRRLAQEYSNLLSQARELPGFEDFLQPMKADRLVRAARYGPIVVINCHAERSDALVIFPGQEVIKHIHLADFTGSKAERAHSEMDKSLSAQYLRERGFKPLGEPEQKDNFGKVLALLWYEVVKPILDSLGYMNNSSAENMPHITWCPTGQLSFLPLHAAGDYDKSGSRVFDYVVSSYTPTLTALLNSTPTSLTHDSRMLAIAQPGTPGCTPLPGTIKELERIKMHANDRLQYSQLIDSQATTSVVLDQMEQHGWVHLACHAHQNVINATKSGFFLHNGTLDLAAINRRSFTKKGLAFLSACQTAKGDKKLPDEAVHLASGMLMAGYCSVIGTMWSVADDDAPFIADRVYPQLIEGGKLGEGEAGKALHKAVAELRERVGENKFGRWVPYIHIGS; this comes from the exons ATGCAACATGAAGAACCCAGCATTGACGAATTGGTAGAAATAATGTCTGATATGCTCTCTATCGATCTTGAAGATCCCCAGAACTCTCAGATGCGGGCCGCCCTCCAGGGAGGGATGTACGGAAAGCGATACGACCGTCTGGGCGAAATATGCGACATTGACAACGCAATAAAATACACACAGATGGCGATTTCTCTTTCACCCGAGGATTACCCAG GCCTGGGTGCATCCTATGGTTCCCGGTTCGAGCGTCTAGGAGCTCTGAATGATATCGAGAAAGGGATTGAATATGGTTCTCGCGGAGTCTCTCTGACTCCGGACGATCACCCCGACTTGCCGAGCCGACTCACCAACATGGGATGTTTATACGAGGTCCTGTTTGAGCACGTTGGTGAAATGGATGACCTAAAAAAGGCAATCCAGTATCGCTCTCGTGCAGTTGAGTTGACTCCTGAGGATCATCCAGGCTTGCCGAACCGACTTGCTGGACTTGGAATGTCATACAAATACCGATATATGCGCCTAGATAAATTGGATGACCTCGAAAAGGCAATCGAATACGCTTCGCTTGCGGTCACGATAACTCCCGAAGACCATCCCGATCTCTCGTACTGGCTTGCCAACCTAGCGACATCCTATGCCTGCCGATATCACCGCCTTCGCGAACCAGAGGATTTGGAGAAGGTTATTAAATATAAATACTACACGGTCACCCTAACCCCGGATGATCATCCATACCAAGCGTCTCGACTCGCCGAGCTGGGGAAAGCATACAGTGACCGATTTGAGCTACTAGGAGACCAGAGCGACATGGAGAAGGCATTCGAATATAAATCCTTGGGACTGCTCTTGACCCCCGAAGGGCATCCCGGTTTACCTCTGCAACATAACAACCTAGCACTCCTTCACATTCAGGCTTATGGAAGAACCGGCGAGGATCTCCATCTGAAACATGCGTTGGACTCCTTCCGCGAAGCGACCAGATCGCTGACCGGGTCGCCTCGCGATAAGTTTCAGTACGCTTTGAAATGGGCCAAGCTTGCATCTCAATTGGACTCTCTGAACGCCATTGAAGCTTACCAAACAACGATGAATCTTCTACCTCAGTTTATATGGCTAGGTACCACAACCGCGCAGCGTTATCAAGATCTAGAGGAGGTACAAAATTTAGCAGTCAACGCGGCCTCTGTTGCCATCCGCTCTTCGAATTACAAACTAGCTCTAGAATGGCTCGAAGATGCTCGATGCGTAGTTTGGAATCAGAGCCTCATGCTTCGCTCGCCTCTTGACGAACTTCAGTCCTCTTATCCAGAGGTAGCCGCACGACTTCAGACCACCGCTAGTAAGCTTCATAGTGCCAGCTCCGAGCCGCGAGAGCCCCAGACAGTCGCTTCTGGATCAATGAATCCAACACAAACGGCCCAAGAACATCGTCGTCTAGCACAAGAATATAGCAACCTACTCTCTCAGGCCCGTGAGCTTCCGGGTTTCGAGGATTTTCTTCAACCAATGAAAGCTGACCGACTTGTCCGTGCCGCCAGATACGGGCCTATTGTAGTAATCAATTGCCATGCAGAGCGTTCTGATGCACTAGTCATATTCCCTGGCCAAGAAGTTATCAAACACATTCATCTTGCTGATTTTACTGGGTCAAAAGCAGAGCGAGCTCACTCGGAAATGGACAAATCGCTCAGTGCCCAGTATTTAAGGGAGCGTGGTTTTAAGCCTCTTGGCGAACCTGAACAAAAAGACAATTTCGGAAAGGTGCTGGCACTTCTTTGGTATGAGGTTGTCAAGCCAATTTTAGACTCTTTGGGCTATATG AATAATTCGTCGGCAGAAAATATGCCGCATATAACCTGGTGCCCAACCGGTCAACTTTCCTTCTTGCCGTTGCATGCTGCTGGAGATTATGACAAGTCCGGGTCACGAGTCTTCGATTACGTCGTCTCTTCCTATACACCAACACTTACCGCCCTTCTGAACTCTACTCCCACTTCACTCACCCATGACTCTCGAATGCTCGCAATCGCCCAACCAGGTACGCCAGGGTGTACTCCACTGCCCGGTACCATCAAGGAGCTCGAGAGGATCAAGATGCATGCAAATGATAGGTTACAGTACTCGCAACTCATCGATTCTCAAGCGACAACAAGTGTGGTGCTTGACCAGATGGAACAACATGGTTGGGTGCATCTTGCTTGCCATGCTCATCAGAACGTGATAAATGCGACCAAGAGCGGATTCTTCTTGCACAACGGGACGCTTGATTTGGCAGCCATCAATCGACGGTCATTTACGAAGAAGGGACTGGCATTTCTATCGGCGTGTCAGACTGCGAAGGGAGACAAGAAACTCCCAGACGAAGCTGTGCATCTGGCATCTGGCATGCTGATGGCTGGTTATTGTAGTGTCATTGGGACGATGTGGTCTGTGGCTGACGACGACGCGCCATTCATTGCGGATAGGGTCTATCCTCAGCTGATAGAGGGTGGTAAGCTTGGAGAGGGTGAAGCGGGGAAAGCGCTCCATAAAGCCGTTGCGGAGCTGCGTGAGAGAGTTGGGGAGAATAAGTTTGGCCGTTGGGTGCCGTACATCCACATAGGCTCTTAG
- a CDS encoding amino acid permease has protein sequence MSQKATEQVKLSGSNEKLKYGDPEKHSSSQNSVIVAEDGDRQVFDSGVQRKLKARHLAMIALGGTIGTGLFVGSGGALAKGGPVGILLGYFIMGMVVYSVMIALGEMATLFPVSGGFMHYASRFIDPAVGFALGVNYWYCWGIALPVELTAAAIVIQYWNTTVNIAVWVTIQYVLILIINFMGVRWYGEFEFWFSAIKITAIVGLIILGVAINCGAGPASTGYIGFKYWVDPGPFNQVATHGGASFVPGAWGRFLAFWNVFVQAAFSFIGTEIVAVTVGEAENPRRNVPKAIRRVFWRIIIFYVVGILIIGLNVPYNSPSLINNSGGTASASPWVIAIRTAGIKGLPSVINAVILVSAWSAGNSDLYASSRTLYALAIEGQLPKFLRRCTKDGLPVWAVFVTSLFGVLGYMNAGSATAVTVFNWLYNISSITGLISWLVILIAYLRMYYGLKRQGLSRDDFPYIAPFQPYASWFGAIFVSLVIFFNGFTIFLAGNWDVSSFVAAYICLPIFGLLWAGWKFFKGSRWVRLDEMDFVTGRSELDRMNEEQEALYEAPKGFLARLWDWMF, from the exons ATGTCTCAAAAGGCCACTGAGCAGGTGAAACTTTCTGGGTCTAACGAGAAGCTCAAGTATGGAGACCCGGAAAAACATAGTAGTTCTCAGAACTCGGTGATAGTTGCCGAGGATGGTG ATAGACAAGTGTTTGATAGCGGAGTGCAAAGAAAACTCAAAGCACGTCATCTTGCGATGATTGCTTTGGGCGGCACTATCGGTACTGGACTTTTCGTGGGATCTGGAGGAGCTCTTGCCAAGGGTGGACCAGTCGGCATATTACTAGGCTAC TTCATTATGGGTATGGTAGTCTACAGCGTGATGATCGCGTTAGGCGAAATGGCCACCCTTTTTCCCGTTTCAGGCGGGTTTATGCATTATGCATCACGAT TTATCGACCCTGCCGTTGGGTTTGCGCTTGGCGTTAACTACTggtattgctgggggattgCTCTCCCAGTCGAACTCACTGCGGCTGCGATCGTAATTCAGTACTGGAACACAACCGTCAACATAGCAGTCTGGGTCACCATCCAATATGTGCTGATTCTGATCATCAACTTTATGGGTGTTCGATGGTATGGCGAATTCGAATTCTGGTTCTCGGCTATCAAAATTACGGCCATTGTCGGCCTCATTATCTTGGGGGTTGCAATCAACTGTGGAGCCGGTCCTGCCAGCACCGGATATATCGGTTTCAAATACTGGGTTGATCCCGGCCCGTTCAATCAAGTTGCAACTCATGGTGGTGCTAGTTTTGTGCCGGGGGCATGGGGAC GATTCTTGGCTTTTTGGAATGTATTCGTCCAAGCTGCGTTCTCGTTCATCGGAACCGAAATCGTTGCAGTCACAGTTGGAGAAGCTGAAAACCCGCGCCGGAATGTTCCCAAGGCCATTCGTCGAGTATTTTGGCGTATCATTATATTCTACGTTGTCGGTATTCTCATTATCGGGTTGAATGTTCCATACAACTCGCCCAGTTTGATCAATAATTCGGGAGGTACTGCCAGTGCTAGCCCTTGGGTTATTGCGATTAGGACCGCTGGTATCAAGGGGCTTCCGAGCGTTATTAATGCGGTTATTCTCGTCTCAGCTTGGAGCGCTGGGAATTCCGACTTGTATGCGAGCTCCCGTACCCTTTACGCCCTAGCAATCGAAGGTCAACTCCCCAAATTCCTCAGGCGGTGTACTAAAGATGGGCTGCCAGTGTGGGCTGTTTTCGTGACGTCGCTATTCGGAGTGCTTGGG TACATGAACGCAGGATCCGCCACTGCGGTAACAGTATTCAACTGGCTGTATAACATTTCATCCATTACTGGACTTATCAGCTGGCTGGTCATTCTAATTGCCTACCTCCGAATGTACTACGGGCTCAAGCGTCAAGGGCTATCTCGTGACGACTTCCCATACATTGCGCCATTCCAACCCTACGCATCTTGGTTCGGGGCTATCTTTGTGTCCTTGGTCATATTCTTCAATGGCTTTACGATTTTCCTGGCCGGAAACTGGGATGTTTCATCCTTCGTCGCCGCGTACATCTGTTTGCCCATATTTGGGCTACTATGGGCAGGATGGAAGTTCTTCAAGGGCAGTCGATGGGTTCGTCTAGATGAGATGGACTTTGTCACTGGTAGAAGTGAGTTGGACAGGATGAACGAGGAGCAAGAGGCGCTCTATGAGGCACCGAAGGGCTTCCTGGCCAGGTTGTGGGATTGGATGTTCTAG
- a CDS encoding DNA replication factor C subunit Rfc5: protein MSLWVDKYRPRTLDDLNYHSDLSKRLRSLAGSGDFPHMLFYGPSGAGKKTRIGCTLRELFGPGVEKLKLDQRVFLTPSKRKLDLNVVQSNFHIEITPSDVGMYDRVVISEILKEIAQTQQVDLNAKQRFKVVVINEADSLTRDAQAALRRTMERYMGNLRIIMCANGTSKLIAPIKSRCLLVRVAAPSDQDMELALRAVAKRERFDIPDEAAVRIIQDAKGNLRRAILVLEAMKMQSPDLNATTSIVKPDWETYCHMVADLILQEQSPQRIMDIRAKVYELLSHCIPPTVIMKTIMERLLQVVDDAIKPDIIHWAAVFELRVRLGSKKIYHIEAWIIKVMSIYKHFFYGMDMEDFD, encoded by the exons ATGTCCCTGTGGGTAGATAAG TACCGACCACGCACGCTCGATGACCTCAATTATCACTCGGATCTTTCCAAGAGGTTGAGATCGTTG GCAGGTTCAGGTGACTTTCCTCATATGTTATTCTATGGACCCTCCGGAGCCGGAAAGAAAACGAGGATAGGATGTACCCTCCGAGAATTGTTTGGTCCAGGAGTGGAAAAG CTCAAATTGGATCAACGGGTCTTTCTCACCCCGTCAAAACGAAAATTGGATCTCAACGTCGTTCAGAGTAACTTTCATATCGAGATTACTCCCAG TGATGTTGGAATGTACGACCGCGTTGTGATAAGCGAGATCCTCAAAGAAATCGCACAAACGCAACAAGTTGATTTAAACGCCAAACAACGATTCAAAG TCGTCGTGATCAACGAAGCCGATTCTTTGACTCGAGACGCACAAGCCGCGCTCCGTCGAACCATGGAGCGATACATGGGCAACCTCCGAATTATCATGTGCGCCAACGGGACGAGTAAACTTATCGCCCCGATCAAGAGTCGATGCTTGTTGGTCCGGGTAGCAGCTCCGAGCGATCAGGAT ATGGAATTGGCTTTGAGGGCGGTCGCCAAGCGCGAGCGGTTCGATATTCCGGACGAGGCCGCCGTCCGAATTATACAAGACGCCAAGGGTAATCTACGAAGGGCGATACTAGTACTGGAGGCTATGAAAATGCAATC TCCAGATCTGAACGCGACGACAAGTATTGTAAAGCCTGACTGGGAGACGTATTGCCATATGGTTGCGGATTTGATACTACAGGAACAGTCACCTCAGCGAATTATGGACATTCGTGCCAAGGTTTACGAATTACTATCGCACTGTATTCCTCCCACGGTTATTATGAAG ACAATAATGGAGAGATTACTGCAAGTGGTTGACGACGCAATAAAACCTGATATCATTCATTGGGCAGCTGTCTTC GAACTCCGTGTGCGACTGGGATCCAAAAAAATCTATCATATCGAGGCGTGGATAATCAAGGTCATGAGTATATACAAG CACTTCTTTTATGGAATGGATATGGAAGATTTCGATTGA
- a CDS encoding GMC oxidoreductase: protein MGATGSKHVTNAAQIATVFNGDSKKNTVTPEDVASWKKWDYIIVGGGSAGCVLAHRLSEDPNVSVLVIEAGKDCLDQLFSRIPLTFGRLFKTEADWAYTTKPQSTLDGRSLFWPRGKMLGGCSSINAMVYTHAAPSDYDDWAVEGWTYEDLKPYFRKAEKFTPHVGHPLVDPSHRGDQGHWKTGYSYFADTCRLWIESCKQVGIPYNPDINTPAGTIGVSEIVSHVDPQGQRSSTSTAYLPKSVLERPNLTVLIDTRITRLLFDTSNPDEPRAVGVEIAQSANGSRYRIAASKEVILSAGAIGTPQILLASGVGPKDVVQKASVQVLKESNHVGRNLYDHLLSCVIFRATESLDYLGTTSGSLLPLAKWLATGTGPLTSNLCEGGLFIRTDDPKIFGPNPAHIEDTTSGPNAPNLEMACAPLTFAEHGFKSAPPGEKAFTMAPVLLRPKSSGFITISSGNVWDNAVIEPNYFADPNDIKTLVQGVRLALKIAHTKPLADKLIFRPNTDTSSVFFMGDQDPATITDAEIEAWLRREAQTIYHPVGTAKMGSSIENSVVDSQLRVHGVKGLRVVDASMFPKQLSAHPVAGIVAIAERAADLIKRGA from the exons GTAGCGCAGGGTGCGTTCTTGCCCACAGGCTATCAGAAGACCCAAATGTTTCGGTGCTCGTAATCGAAGCAGGCAAAGA TTGCCTGGATCAACTTTTCTCCCGTATCCCATTGACCTTTGGGCGACTCTTCAA GACCGAAGCCGACTGGGCCTACACCACCAA ACCTCAATCCACACTCGATGGCCGTTCTCTCTTTTGGCCTCGTGGCAAGATGCTCGGCGGGTGTTCGTCCATCAACGCCATGGTCTACACCCACGCCGCTCCGTCAGATTACGACGACTGGGCTGTCGAAGGTTGGACGTACGAAGACTTGAAGCCCTACTTCCGCAAAGCCGAAAAGTTCACGCCCCATGTTGGACACCCGCTCGTGGACCCATCTCACCGTGGTGACCAGGGTCACTGGAAGACTGGGTATTCGTACTTTGCT GACACCTGTCGCCTCTGGATCGAATCGTGCAAGCAAGTCGGAATTCCATACAACCC GGATATCAACACGCCTGCAGGAACCATCGGTGTATCTGAGATCGTCTCTCACGTGGATCCTCAAGGACAAC GAAGCTCGACCTCGACTGCCTATTTACCCAAATCCGTCCTAGAACGACCCAATCTGACCGTGTTGATCGATACCCGCATCACTCGTTTGCTTTTCGACACGTCCAACCCCGATGAGCCGCGGGCGGTCGGCGTTGAGATCGCGCAGAGTGCTAATGGGAGCAGGTATCGCATTGCAGCTTCCAAGGAAGTAATTCTTTCAGCTGGAGCCATCGGGACTCCCCAGATCCTCTTGGCATCAGGCGTTGGCCCCAAGGACGTTGTGCAGAAAGCCAGCGTACAGGTTCTCAAGGAGAGCAACCACGTTGGACGAAACCTATACGAT CACTTGCTTTCGTGCGTGATCTTCCGAGCAACAGAATCCTTGGACTATCTTGGTACCACGTCTGGaagtcttcttcctcttgcaAAGTGGCTTGCAACTGGTACTGGGCCCCTGACAAGTAAC CTCTGTGAGGGTGGACTTTTTATCCGGACTGACGATCCCAA AATCTTTGGTCCCAACCCTGCACACATCGAAGACACCACCTCGGGACCGAATGCGCCGAACCTTGAAATGGCTTGTGCGCCTCTAACGTTCGCCGAGCACGGCTTCAAGTCGGCTCCACCAGGCGAAAAGGCATTTACAATG GCACCTGTGCTGCTTCGTCCAAAGAGCTCAGGGTTCATCACTATCTCTTCTGGCAATGTCTGGGACAACGCAGTCATCGAACCCAA CTACTTTGCCGATCCCAATGACATCAAGACCCTGGTCCAGGGCGTTCGTCTCGCACTCAAGATTGCACACACGAAACCTCTCGCAGACAAACTGATTTTCCGACCTAACACCGACACGTCGAGTGTGTTCTTCATGGGCGACCAAGACCCCGCGACGATCACCGATGCGGAAATCGAGGCTTGGCTCCGTCGTGAGGCTCAGACGATCTATCATCCTGTTGGAACTGCCAAGATGGGCTCGTCGATCGAGAATAGCGTGGTGGATTCGCAGCTCCGTGTGCATGGCGTCAAGGGCCTCCGTGTAGTCGATGCGTCGATGTTCCCGAAACAGTTGTCGGCCCATCCGGTTGCGGGTATAGTTGCCATTGCGGAGAGGGCTGCGGATCTGATTAAGCGTGGTGCTTGA
- a CDS encoding ribonuclease H-like protein, with protein MGRIATRVSNTATKLGLEFEIDKSDLIHFYRHPNHSANPSLHLTLNGKNYTILPQGCIRWLGFYLDRKLTFKEHISNSANKAKAIIAGLGMLANTQRGLTIKHARILYLTCVIPILTYGSPLWFLGRRQKSLLEPLRKVQNQGLRWLLGAFKTTPIPCLEHLASIPPLHITCHKLIMNYSAKLRTIPKSSEVAKRLPASWDTHTPTLNSNRKNTTESLQSPIHFIASHSHPHIEFVSPHINHPSNPTIPFPDQIKIKDSTDGLKRDEYRDKILSKISVLEECHASVLGYSDGHAAVSNGIRKVGVGYVIRAGKRTLSSSSVGIGPRANIYDAEMLGILLAFMKAKQIAENQGYRKIRIYCDNQSAVKSITDLSRHPCQYTSRAFVTAAKAFVTGHPERSIHITWTPGHNGVEGNETADRLANEGARVAPNPIFNRTITWAKEQATRKTIRSWKKAWYEHSESRINSKYYIPRPPALKLHPIFNSSKLGRDIECRLVQYLTGHGHYGEYHAQFHHDVDPRCACGESEETIFHLTTSCPATAGHRGILSEFSTNINDPTLFGSLAGLEAVAKFIAKTGIGRRRGGPQAAAQAM; from the coding sequence ATGGGGCGGATAGCCACTCGAGTCTCTAACACTGCCACAAAACTTGGTCTTGAATTTGAAATTGATAAGTCTGACCTTATTCATTTTTATCGCCACCCTAACCACTCTGCCAACCCCAGTCTTCACCTTACCCTGAATGGCAAGAACTACACCATACTGCCCCAAGGATGTATTCGTTGGCTAGGATTCTACCTAGATAGAAAGCTCACGTTCAAAGAGCATATCTCCAACTCCGCCAACAAAGCTAAAGCCATCATAGCCGGATTAGGAATGCTAGCCAACACACAGCGTGGACTCACCATCAAACACGCGCGCATCCTTTACCTCACCTGCGTCATCCCAATCCTTACATATGGATCCCCTCTGTGGTTTCTGGGGCGCAGACAGAAGTCGTTGCTTGAACCGCTTAGGAAGGTCCAGAACCAAGGATTGAGATGGCTTCTTGGAGCCTTCAAAACCACTCCCATCCCCTGTCTCGAACACCTAGCATCTATCCCACCCCTGCACATCACGTGCCACAAGCTCATCATGAACTACTCAGCGAAGCTCAGAACCATCCCCAAGTCATCCGAAGTTGCTAAACGTCTCCCTGCATCATGGgacacgcatacacccacccTTAACAGCAACAGAAAGAACACAACTGAGAGCTTACAATCCCCCATCCACTTCATTGCATCACACAGTCACCCACACATTGAATTTGTCTCGCCTCACATTAACCACCCATCCAACCCAACCATTCCATTCCCTGatcaaatcaaaatcaaggacTCCACTGACGGACTTAAGCGCGACGAATACCGCGACAAAATCCTATCCAAAATTAGCGTACTTGAAGAATGTCATGCCAGCGTTCTTGGCTACTCAGATGGGCACGCGGCGGTGTCCAATGGCATTCGGAAAGTCGGCGTCGGCTACGTTATACGTGCCGGAAAAAGGACCTTGTCATCGTCGTCAGTTGGAATTGGACCGCGAGCCAACATCTATGATGCAGAAATGCTGGGAATATTATTAGCATTCATGAAAGCTAAACAAATAGCCGAAAACCAAGGTTATCGCaaaatacgcatatattgcgACAACCAGTCCGCCGTTAAATCTATCACCGACCTATCACGACATCCGTGCCAATACACATCCAGAGCATTCGTCAccgccgccaaggcattcGTGACGGGACACCCAGAACGATCCATCCACATCACCTGGACACCTGGGCACAACGGAGTCGAAGGCAACGAAACAGCGGACCGCTTGGCTAACGAGGGAGCTAGAGTGGCCCCAAACCCCATATTCAATCGCACCATTACATGGGCGAAAGAACAGGCAACTCGCAAAACCATACGTTCATGGAAGAAAGCATGGTACGAACACTCGGAATCACGTATCAACTCGAAATATTACATACCCCGCCCACCCGCACTCAAACTACATCCCATATTCAACTCAAGCAAGCTGGGCAGGGACATCGAGTGCCGCCTCGTACAATACCTCACCGGACACGGGCATTACGGCGAGTACCATGCACAATTCCACCACGACGTAGATCCCAGATGCGCCTGCGGGGAGTCGGAGGAGACAATCTTTCATTTAACCACCTCCTGTCCCGCTACGGCGGGACACAGGGGGATACTCagtgagttttccaccaACATTAATGACCCcacactgtttggctccctGGCAGGTCTCGAAGCAGTCGCAAAGTTCATAGCCAAGACGGGCATAggccgaagacgaggaggcccgCAGGCAGCCGCTCAAGCCATGTAG
- a CDS encoding ATP-dependent DNA helicase II, 70 kDa subunit, whose protein sequence is MPPFDNDWIVQDEDEEAELDEQDYSSQRAAILFCIDVTPEILEPRISPSGDKSPCALELIFQAAVDLQKRKIVHGPGDAVGIMLFNTHVSQVNAPAIQKLLQLLNEAEDNPEYFSMLFSPSDKYVSMHNLFLTCSHVLRDGVPKATSKRIFFFTDKDDPEFGNATKRQAAQKAVEDLYNAGIGIQPFFMAQPGQPFEVDKFYSRVLSRPGDELGDDVTVNVHETFDKLLTDMRLHEATTRTLFNIPMQLGDGLTIGVKAYGLITEQRKGTYKYFSNMGKSIEEVFPKTVYFDEEQEQEVPKESIVFGYQFGTGQPEVSEEDVDAPVIKDKVFYTPEEMKAFRTFNINPSIKILGFKDIKTLPFDANVKRSIFIHPNEAAFTGSIRTFKALLDSMLSKKKYALTRCLFRKNSAIIFCAMLPQEELRDEDEHQIEPGGFHLIPLPYADDIRQPTVERSAHCSPHLRKLAVDVIQRMVYSAGYNPDDISNPALALHYGFLQAEAFGEEYNPEEDFNDKSAPRFNVIQRRAGGLIEAWHQALDQDPEAAEMAVEPKVGTKRKVGAVDELVVRAHYDDNILNKLTVEQLKTYLKAHSQPYSGKKNDLIERVQDWCATHPA, encoded by the exons ATGCCTCCGTTTGATAACGATTGGATAG TTcaggatgaggatgaagaggcTGAGCTCGACGAACAGGAT TATAGTTCCCAAAGAGCTGCGATCTTATTTTGTATAGATGTCACTCCTGAGATCCTTGAGCCCCGTATATCACCGAGCGGCGATAAAAGTCCTTGTGCTCTCGAATTAATATTTCAAGCAGCAGTTGATCTACAAAAGCGAAAGATTGTTCATGGGCCGGGAGACGCAGTGGGGATCATGTTGTTTAATACG CACGTTTCTCAGGTCAACGCCCCAGCTATTCAGAAATTGCTCCAGTTGCTCAACG AGGCCGAAGATAATCCCGAATACTTTTCGATGCTATTCTCCCCTTCCGACAAATATGTTTCAATGCATAACCTTTTTCTGACTTGTAGCCATGTTCTGCGGGATGG AGTTCCCAAGGCTACCTCAAAGCGTATATTCTTCTTTACTGATAAGGATGATCCCGAGTTTGGAAATGCTACTAAAAGGCAGGCCGCACAAAAAGCAGTCGAG GACCTATACAATGCAGGAATTGGGATCCAGCCTTTCTTCATGGCCCAGCCTGGACAACCTTTCGAAGTCGATAAATTTTATTCC AGAGTTCTCTCTCGCCCTGGAGACGAATTGGGCGATGATGTTACTGTGAACGTACACGAAACTTTCGATAAATTACTGACGGATATGCGACTGCATGAAGCTACCACTCGAACTCTTTTCAACATCCCTATGCAGTTGGGTGATGGCTTGACAATTGGAGTCAAAGC GTACGGTCTGATAACTGAACAACGCAAAGGGACATACAAATATTTTTCTAATATGGGGAAAAGCATAGAAGAAGTGTTTCCAAAAACAGTATATTTCGACGAG gaacaagaacaagaagTACCCAAAGAATCTATTGTATTTGGTTATCAATTTGGAACTGGCCAGCCCGAAGTTTCGGAGGAAGATGTGGATGCACCTGTCATCAAAGATAAG GTGTTTTATACACCAGAAGAAATGAAGGCCTTTAGGACCTTTAATATCAATCCAA GTATTAAAATTCTGGGGTTCAAAGACATCAAGACCCTCCCCTTCGATGCCAACGTGAAGCGTTCGATATTTATACATCCCAATGAAGCG GCATTCACTGGTAGCATCCGTACATTCAAGGCGCTCTTGGACTCAATGCTTAGCAAGAAAAAGTATGCACTAACACGATGCCTGTTTCGGAAAAACTCGGCCATAATTTTCTGCGCTATGCTTCCTCAA GAGGAGCTaagagatgaagatgaacACCAAATTGAACCCGGTGGATTCCATTTGATCCCACTACCTTATGCGGATGATATCCGGCAACCTACTGTGGAGCGATCTGCTCATT GTTCACCACATCTACGCAAGTTGGCAGTAGATGTTATTCAGCGCATGGTCTACAGCGCTGGATATAATCCAGATGATATTTCTAACCCTG CACTGGCATTGCACTATGGCTTCCTCCAGGCCGAGGCATTTGGGGAGGAATATAACCCCGAAGAGGACTTTAATGACAAATCAGCGCCTCGGTTCAACGTCATTCAGAGG AGAGCCGGAGGACTCATAGAAGCTTGGCACCAGGCACTGGACCAAGATCCTGAGGCAGCCGAGATGGCAGTGGAACCAAAAGTAGGCACCAAGCGCAAAGTG GGCGCTGTGGATGAGCTTGTCGTCCGAGCTCATTATGATGATAATATCTTGAACAAG CTTACCGTTGAGCAACTCAAAACGTATCTCAAAGCCCACAGTCAGCCATACAGTGGCAAGAAGAATGACCTTATTGAGAGGGTCCAAGATTGGTGTGCGACGCATCCAGCGTAG